The segment ACTTCTTAAGAAAATTACACTGTCAAGTTAGCAGTGGTCCAGGCCTTATAcacaatattatattttaaaccCGGATGAAAATGCTGGTATATGTATGTAAACACTTTGCCAGAATTAATTCACAATAACCATAATAACCATAATTCTAACTGTATTTCATCATATAGTGGTTTGTATCGTATTGTTTCAAATCTTAACGAGTCTTATCGAATGTTATCGTCTGATATTGTATCATATCGTGTCAAATTGTATCATTGTAGCAACGCAAGTGCAAagtaaaacattacatttcatttagctgacgcttttatccaaagcgacttacaataagtgcattcaaccatgagggtacaaacccagaccaacaagaatcaagaaagtacaatcTCTTCAAGAAAGCCACctaaaacaaaaagtgtgtttttcttaaacatGACCATGCACGATTCTCCTCACCCTCAACTTACCTCTGCAAAGAATGGTTGCATAACTcttcagaaacatgtttttcttcatctccttctctcAGTCCGAGCCACACAATGTATTATCTGCATATCTGTGCCGAGCTTATCTGTTATATTGAGATTGGTCCTGAGGAGCGATCAAACAGCATGGATTAGAAAATGAGGTCACTCCAGTGTCTCCTCCctggaagtgtgtgtgacacaatccctctgtctctgtatctTATCTACAGTGTGTGAACTCCCACTGGAGCCAGGTACAGCCGCTTTATaatttgtttacattgtttaGCTTGACCTACAGTGACTGGTGATAACGCCGCTTTAGTGGAAAGCCACTGGAGGTTACCACAGTTCAAAGCCCCTGACATACACAATATGTTCAGAACCTGGAGTTTCAGCGTGTTTTGGGATTCACACGAGTATAAGCTCAGCTCCTGGGCACTGATGCTCGTCAGGAATATTAATTCTTCAGCATGAGGCAAGCTGCCAGCAACACAAGCCTGTGACCTGATTTCATCTCTAGATTTATCTTTAGAAATCCTCGCTCGAAATCGTCAAACGTCAACAAAGAGTAAATATCAGTGAACCGCATTCATGCCTTAAAGCTTTTTAAtgtcaaaaacatttgattttaaatcaatCGTTGAGGGTTTTGGTTCAAAGTGATCAAAATGACCTCAGGTTATAACCAGGACTTTTCACCCAGAGCTTCGTATGGAACAAACTTCTGATGATTTAGGTCGAAGGGGAGGTTTTTCACATCTTGATTGGACCaatagaaaacaggaaaaaacaactCAGTCTTGAGCTCACATCAAGTGTAAACCTCATCAAACCTTTATTGCATGTGACACTAACCTGCAACTTCTGTATGCACAGGCTCCTCCACATTTCTGTGTGGTGTGGCAGTGGTAACCATGACGACTGCAGAGCCACCCAAGGAACTGCGGCACAGAAACAATAAGGCCCTTCCATCAGATGAGCTCTCCGATCAGGGTATGAGCAGTAATGGAATTAGAATTACAATAATATTTTGTTGTCTGTTTGCCAGATGTGTGTGTAATTACTTACAGActgaaatagattttaaatCTGATATGTGTGGTTATGtgttttgaaagtgaaaaacaaaagatttaaaaacatccacCAATACTGAACATTACATACTTTTCTGTGAGTTTTGGAGATAATTctttcaaactgaatttcatGGTAGCcaagttgaaaatgtgtgtgctTTACTCCACCTACTATTTGTAGGATTATTGTAGAAATATGAGCAGAGGGTGGAGACAATATAACTTGTGTTCTCTCTGCAGTTGTGAGCCCTGGTAACGTGCAGGAGGACGAGCTGAGACAGTGGAAAGAACATGCACAGGTTTACTGCATTTCTTAAATATAACAACATAAGTGTTCAGGCTGTGCAGAGCAAACTGAACGCAGCATAATGTGCAATGTGTGGGATGCTACATTATAAAGTTCCTTGTGTGTTGgttaaatgaaataatcaaaactGCCTCCTGTTCCTCGTCCTGCAGAGGGTGAAGGTGAAAGTGCTGGAGCAGGTCCAGGATCATCTCAGTGACATTCTAGACGAAGCTCTGACTGAGTCCGTTCAGCCTTTCACCCACATCCAGCCGACCATTAACGGCAAGATGACAAAAAAGACCTCAGCGAGGTGAGaaggagcaacacacacattggtCTTGTAGATGTACTCGATCATTGCTGTGAACCATTTTCCTCTTGGTTTTGTTTCAGGTCTCAGAAAATGGATGATGGCAAAGTGTTTATGGAAAGGCCGTCACTGTTGGAGTAAGTATAAAAGGCTGACGGTTGATTTCCTATTCGGTATGCAAACACAGTCCAGATCAATGTGAAGTAACAATATATCAGTTGTTTACTTGAGTAATCATCTGGTCCATAGAATGTGAGGAAACAATGAATAATGCATTGTGATTTCTTAAAGACCAAGGTGACGTCTTCATTGTCTGGTCTGACCAACAAAAACCCAAATACACAATTTACAGTCAAGTAAGACAAAGAGATACAGCAAGCATTtgcttaaaaaatatattaaatattcaagGAAAGATTTTCTATTGATTAACTTATTGATCTATTGATAAATTGTAACCCTACTCTTTGAAAGGTCTTTTCCCTCACACAGTCTGGTGCTTGAATATAGATTTTATTGATCTTGCTTTCATCATGGTGGCAGCTTTACAAAGTCAATTtccaaacctctgccaaggcccaacagtcctctaatgaaaccacatttgacttgactagatccagattcttggatgtgcaccaaattacagacataaatacagactcataaatatcagtcctctaaacatgtccgatttttacatcaagatccatgaattattctctgagaaatcaatgaaaatgtggaaaacacccacaatgttgaagaaagtgaagaaacaaatccaacaataccacatccttcaatcaagtttcatggaaaccCGGTTAGTTTAGATTGaacataaataaactgtaaacaacCTTATATCATCCTAATGAGGGAAATATATGAtgtatacactgtatataaatatgctCTTAAATTTggcacagtgtgtttttttatgatatattgctgtctgtgttttcctcctctccatcagtGAGCTGTTTGAGATCAGTCACATCAGGACCATCTACCACATGTTCATCGCCGTGCTCCTCATCTTCTGTCTGAGCACGCTGGCTGTGGACTTCATCGACCAGGGAAGGTGAGTCCCATCATCCCTAAACTCCACGACCCTGAACCAAATCTAATGCAGACTCAATCGCCCTGAAGCTTTTAAAAACGTCTCCATCACGTCTTATCtacttcccctccctccctccctccctcccagtcCCCTCTCCCGGCCCCTCTGCTCATCATGGCCACAGAAAGATTGTGAAATCAATCCCTCTGAgtatttctgctgctgcagctttggGCGGCGCTGTAACGAATTTGGTTTGACGCTCACAGACGCAGGATTGTGAGATTAATTCCTGTGTTTCTCACTGGAACAATAAGCTCCGCTGGGCGATTGCGTTCGATACATTCACCCTTCAGTTAACATTGATTTTTCAATGGTGGGAAACTGATGAAATAAGAAAGAATATTGCACTTGCAACAAGCACATGTTGAATTCTAAGCAAATCCTCCGACATGCTGCAGTGGGCGGGTATTTTAAAtctattattatcatcaccAGAGGGGtcttttcatatgtgaaacagTAATGGGGAAATAATTAAAGCATTTAATTGTGCCTTTGCATTTATTAAACATCTTCATATCATTTAATTGGTCATTCAACGCCCAGTTTAAAGCTAAAACACTGTTACTGGAACTATGATCGGTATGAGTATTTAAACATCTCACTGTAATAACGATTTGCTTGTTTTTACGCACTGACTGTTTCTATGTCTTTCTCCCAAACCCCAGGTTGGTCTTGGAGTTTGACCTGCTTTTCTTCGCCTTCGGGAAGCTGGGTACCGTCATCCAGGCCTGGGTCGTGATGTTCCTCTACACCCTGCTCGTGCCCTACTACACGCTGGTGTTCTGGGCGTCCCTGTACCACATGTTGCCCTCCAAGTTGGGTCTTTCTCTGGGGACGGGCTTAATCCTGTCTGTCGCACAGACCTGTGTCCTGGGACTGTTCCCGATCTACGTAGTCATAGAGAACCAGCTGCCGCCAGCCTCGCGGTTCATCGTGATACTGgagcaggtcagtgtgtgtgtgtgagacagactttgtttgtgtttgttttaggaACAAATCTTTTTGGGTGCACAGGTGTAAAAATATGGTGAATACCAAGTAGCATGTGAGTGATGAGTTCCTCAGTTGGAATGTTTTGCCGCCACATTTGTAAAGAACGAGGTAATGCACTGCTTCAGGCCGCCATTTCCGCAAATGTCATCCACATTCATCAGAATTGCCGTTGGTATTGGCAAATTTTTTGGCTtatcacacacactgtagaaaAATTGCATAAAGTCTGAGAacataactgtaaaatatccatGAGGGCACAATTCTTTAATTTCCAGTATTACACCTGACCTTAAAAATGTGATATCCACACCCACAGGAACAATGGAATATAAAGCTGGTAGCTAGTAatctatgtgtgtctgtgtgtgtgtgtgtggcagagaacagaacagaagacTTGAACCGAAGGTATAAATAGAATAAACGAGGCAACAAGagcagaaaaaactaaataagagCACATCAATAGCACAGTAACAATGTCAACAGACAAAACCAGTTCACACTCGCCCTTTATGAGACTCTTGGCAGACAGTGTGGgtgtaaatgtaatttacagtgactcatggacacacacagaggagacagacattTCTGAGTGCAGTCACACAACAGGCGACACGACGGTGATGAACCCGACTACAGAGAAACAAGGTTTCATTTCTTCTGAGTctcaaaatatgaaaaatgtgatttgttaTATAGATGCTTCAAACCAGTGGCAGGAGTGGGCATTTCTCGTATTGATTACACTTGATGTAGCGAAGCCCGTAAACCAGTTCAGGACAAATCAAGTGTCCAGCTACATTTATATGGTGCACTTCCTCTCCCTGCCACATAATGtgtatccattcatccattatcgACACAGTTTATCCTTCGACAGTTGAGGTGGAACTGGAGACAATCCCAGCTGGACACCACGAGCAGGTCTCCAGTGTATCGCAGTGCCAACATACATAAACAAGTCTCACATCCACATACTATCTATTCTCCCCCATTAACTCCATTTTGCATGTTTTGGGATTGTGGGAGAGAGTTGGTGCACCAGGAGAAAACTCAcgcagacacaaggagaacatgcaaaaaACGCACACCAGGACCAGGATTCGAATAAAGACCCTtgttgctgtgaggcgacagcgATAACCACTGAACCACCATGCCACTCAATGCCACCTCCAGGCCGGCACCAGACTCTTCACCAGGCCACCTTCACCCATGGTGGGGAACCGAGCTGAGCCTGGTGCTTATTCCTCCTAGAAAACTAAGGTTGTCAGGTTGAGTAGCATCACAATCGTCCGTGATACATTCCACCTCCTTTCTCTAAGTTTCGGGGAAATgcgtccagtagtttttgcgtaatcaaACAACAAACCATCCATGAACAAACGAACCgaggtggaaacataacctccttgacgaGGCTAATGATAAAACTTAGTAAAAAACTATATATTCTGGACATAGGATCATAGTAATTGATGATCCACATAAACGCAGCCCTGTCAACAGCAGGAACATTGTGAGAAAAAACCCGTGCTGCCCAGAGATGGCGTCCGTCCAGctggaacagagagagacagcatgCGGATCTCAGTGTTCTCAACGTTTGAAcatcacacacacgtactgtaatacctcctcatcctctttatTACACCGGGCCCGGCTTCCCAAACCCGCCTTAGTGCTAAGATCATTTTATCTCCATTCGATGGAGTGAGATAATCCCTGTGTGCTCTGGTGCTTTTGGGAAACCAAGACCTGATCCTCATCTGACCCGGGTCCAGGCAGGCAGTGTGGCTGCTATTCCGAAGCTGTCCATTGATTTGATGCACAAATGAAGGATTTTAATTCACTAAATTGCACAAAAGGAGTGAGTGGTTTCCTGCTCTGTGCAGACGGATGATGTGTGCAGCCTAAACTGCAAGTTGCATTAGGTGAAACTGATAAATGAGTTCCCGAGCCGCAGGAGAACCCAACACTCCGATACATCATGTGTTTGAAATCCAAAAGAAGAAATTGAGGCCATAAAGATGTGGGCGGTTGTCATCAGACACTTTGTCCATTCATGCGATGAAGACCGAAACTATTACTACTGGTGCATGTCTCACTTCACATTATGTCTCTATCCGTTTCCCTCAGATTCGATTCGTGATGAAGAGCTACTCCTTCATGAGAGAAACTGCTCCTGTTATAATGAAGAATACACCAAAGGAAGGTACTGTATTATATTGATGTCAGGTGTATTTACTCCTCAGGCTGCACCATTACTCACAGTGACTCGAGCGGGCACCAGAGAAAAATGACTAAAGCAGAGCTCAGTAGGTTACCGCCTAATGATTCATGCTGAAGTGAGAACTAACAATGAAAACACCCACATATACGTTAACCAACCGGGAGAGTGTGCGGCCAAATGAGGTTCTGTGGTAAAAGTCTGCTGATGAAAGACTAAGAAACCAGGAGGTGAAGAAAGTCCCTCACTGCAGTAAAATACCTCCAATAGAAAATAATATAGTCCTTAAAATTtgttaaa is part of the Hippoglossus hippoglossus isolate fHipHip1 chromosome 5, fHipHip1.pri, whole genome shotgun sequence genome and harbors:
- the soat2 gene encoding sterol O-acyltransferase 2 isoform X1; the protein is MTTAEPPKELRHRNNKALPSDELSDQVVSPGNVQEDELRQWKEHAQRVKVKVLEQVQDHLSDILDEALTESVQPFTHIQPTINGKMTKKTSARSQKMDDGKVFMERPSLLDELFEISHIRTIYHMFIAVLLIFCLSTLAVDFIDQGRLVLEFDLLFFAFGKLGTVIQAWVVMFLYTLLVPYYTLVFWASLYHMLPSKLGLSLGTGLILSVAQTCVLGLFPIYVVIENQLPPASRFIVILEQIRFVMKSYSFMRETAPVIMKNTPKEGKGPIIPPFSSYLYFLFCPTLIYRESYPRNNHIRWNYVGSTLAMIFGCLFYGYFILVRLCVPVFRPETNQPFSIRTMVLAIFHSILPGIMLLLLCFFAFLHCWLNLFGELLRFADRMFYKDWWNSTSFANYYRTWNVVVHDWLYYYGYRDFLWLSKRKFRAAAMLSVFIVSAVVHEYALTMGLGFFYPVMFCLFAVFGVVFNFTMNDKRQSPVFNVIMWACLFLGQGVQVCLYCQEWYAQIHCPRKENSFWELVTPRSWSCSYHR